The following proteins are encoded in a genomic region of Coffea eugenioides isolate CCC68of chromosome 6, Ceug_1.0, whole genome shotgun sequence:
- the LOC113774517 gene encoding chaperone protein dnaJ 49-like, whose amino-acid sequence MDGNKDEALKCLKIAQDSIESGDKNRASKFLQKARRLDPSIDIDSFLSDLNGSGSENPSSDINENRSNSPDKRDSGPRRRASVNGSSSGSSSTSATISMAYTEEQATIVREIKKKKDFYEILGVEKSCSVEDVKKAYRKLSLKVHPDKNKAPAAEEVFKMVSRAFQCLSNEESRKKYDLVGSDEPVYETRANRRGPGGMQGFNGFYYDGEVDADEIFRNFFFGGMHPATRTQFGGFSFGPGVEVRMGGDRGSNGLWRTLIQLLPVILILLLNFIPSQQPVYSLSRSYPYDYRLTTEKGVNYYVKPSNFEKEYPLNSQQRTELEQQVEGEYYRILAHNCRLEWQQLHWGYRRETPNCDALKRFEAIA is encoded by the coding sequence ATGGATGGAAACAAAGACGAAGCTCTGAAATGCTTGAAAATCGCCCAAGATTCAATCGAATCAGGCGATAAAAACAGGGCCTCCAAATTCCTCCAGAAAGCTCGTCGTTTGGACCCATCAATCGATATCGATAGTTTCTTATCAGATCTCAATGGCTCAGGATCGGAAAACCCTTCCTCGGACATCAACGAAAACCGCTCAAATTCACCTGATAAAAGAGATAGTGGTCCCCGTCGTAGGGCTTCCGTAAATGGGTCATCATCGGGTTCTTCGTCAACGTCAGCCACTATTTCGATGGCTTATACGGAAGAACAGGCTACGATTGTGAGGGAaattaagaagaaaaaagacTTTTATGAGATATTGGGGGTGGAAAAAAGTTGTAGTGTTGAGGATGTGAAGAAGGCGTATCGGAAGTTATCCTTAAAAGTCCATCCTGATAAAAATAAGGCCCCGGCGGCAGAGGAGGTGTTCAAGATGGTTTCAAGAGCTTTTCAGTGTTTGAGTAATGAGGAGAGTAGGAAAAAGTATGATCTTGTTGGCTCTGATGAGCCAGTTTATGAGACTCGTGCTAATAGGCGTGGTCCAGGTGGAATGCAAGGGTTTAATGGGTTTTATTATGATGGAGAAGTTGATGCTGATGAGATTTTCAGGAATTTCTTCTTCGGTGGAATGCATCCAGCTACAAGGACTCAGTTTGGTGGGTTTAGCTTTGGTCCAGGCGTTGAGGTGAGAATGGGTGGTGATCGTGGGTCGAATGGATTATGGAGGACTTTGATTCAATTGTTGCCAGTTATTTTGATATTGCTGTTGAATTTTATTCCCTCACAGCAGCCAGTTTATTCTCTTTCGAGGTCTTATCCCTATGATTATCGGTTGACTACTGAGAAGGGCGTAAATTATTATGTGAAGCCAAGTAATTTTGAAAAGGAGTATCCGCTTAATAGTCAACAGAGAACAGAGCTCGAGCAACAAGTTGAGGGTGAATATTATAGGATCCTTGCACATAATTGTAGACTTGAGTGGCAACAGCTTCACTGGGGCTATAGACGGGAGACACCAAATTGTGATGCGCTAAAACGGTTCGAGGCCATAGCATAA